The sequence gggaagagatgAGGGGGGGGGAGATGAAGGGGGGGAGATGAAGGGGGGAGATGAAGGGGGGGGAGATGAAGGGGGGGAGATGAAGGGGGGGAGATGAAGGGGGGGGAGATGAAGGGGGGGGAGATGAAGGGGGGGGAGATGAAGGGGGGGAGATGAAGGGGGGGGAGATGAAGGGGGGGGAGATGAAGGGGGGGGAGATGAAGGGGGGGGAGATGAAGGGGGGGGAGATGAAGGGGGGGAGATGAAGGGGGGGAATGAAGGGGGGGATGAATGGGGGAGCGGGGGGGATgaatggggggggcgggggatgaatggggggcgggggggatgaatggggggcgggggggttgaatggggggcgggggggagatgaatggggggcgggggggagatgaatggggggcgggggggagatgaatggggggcgggggggagatgaatggggggcgggggggagatgaatggggggcggggggagatgaatggggggcgggggggagatgAATGGGGGGAGATgaatggggggcggggggagatgaatggggggcggggggagatgaatggggggcgggggggagatgaatggggggcgggggggagatgaatggggggcgggggggagatgaatggggggcgggggggagatgaatgggggcggggggagatgaatggggggcgggggggagatgaatggggggcgggggggagatgaatggggggcgggggggagatgaatggggggcgggggggagatgaatggggggcgggggggagatgaatggggggcgggggggagatgAATGCGGGGCAGGGGGGGATgaatggggggcgggggggatgaatggggggcgggggggatgaatggggggcgggggggtgaatggggggcgggggggatgaatggggggcggggggggatgaatggggggcggggggggatgaatggggggcggggggggatgaatggggggcggggggggatgaatggggggcgggggggggataTGCCGAGTATCCTCGTGCCACCctcatctctcctccctccccccggCCCGGTATCTCCCATTCCCCCCGGCCCGGCATCCCCCCCGGCCCggtatccccctccctccccccggcCCGGTATCCCCCGTTCCCCCCCGGCCCggtatccccctccctccccccggcccggtatccccctccctccctccccccggcccggtatccccctccctccccctggcccggtatccccctccctcccttcccccggCCCggtatccccctccctccccccggcCCGGTAACCCTGTGCCAGCGGGGTACCTGGGTGGAGCCCGTTCTCCTGTCTGTTTGCCCGAGGGCCTGCCGGACTGTGGTTCCCTCGGTTTCTCGCTGGTCTCCCTCTGGCCCTGTCCACGCGGTCTCGTACCGAGGGAGACTCCTGCCAGTGGGGGGCCAGCCTTGGTGATGGTCCCTCTCTCCGGTGAGTGCCCGCTGGGTGAGGTCGGGGTGTCACCTGGCACCGACCGCCGCTGGAATTCCTGGCGGGATCTCTCTGTGCACCCAGACCAGCTGGTGCCCTGGGATCCTCACGGGAATCACCAACCAATGGGGAAGGTAAGGTCTGTCGGTTGTTGGGTGAGACTCTGACGGGATCCCCTTGGTCTGTTTCCGGAGAGGGATTCCCTCGGAAGGCGGGAGGTGATTGGCTGAGCTGTTTTGGGGAACCCAGATCCTTTCCTTCCCGTTTATCCAAGACGTAATCAATGATGGCATCTGCCTCTTTGGTACCCAGGCGGTACTGGAGATGGTTTCTATTGGCCAACGTGGAGTGTAATGGGCGTTTCCTCTCTTTGACAGCCAATGGGATTTGGGCATGCTTTCCCTTCTCTCCAACAGCCAATGGGGGCTGGAGCTGCTTTTGCTTGCTGGCAATCAGCCAATGGGCATCCATCCTCTTCAGATCCACTGGCCGTTGGACCGGTTTTGGCTTGCTGGCCTCTAGGCAATGGACAGGCTTGACCCTCTCATCAGCATCCAATAAGAAATGGACCTGTTTGGCTTTGACTTTGGTGCGCGGTGGGTAATGGGTGGGGCTTTCACCGGTGACCAATGGTTGAGGGGCATGCTTCTGACTGACAGCCAATGGTTGGCGAGTTTGCTGGTCATCGGCAACCAGTGGATGACGGCTCTGCCTCTTCCTGTCTCGAGCAGCCAATGGCTGATGCCCATTCGCTTCCTGCCGGCTCCCCTCCCGCTCCGTGGGATCTCGGGGAGGGTCGAGGTGATTGGCTCCAGGTCCGGTAACCAAATGGCCGAGACGATCCCGCGGGGGAGCCGATGTCCTGGTACCCCCCCGGCCTGGAGCGTGGTGGCGGAGGGGTTCCGGGCTCCTTCCGCACCGAGCCGGACGGCCATCCGCGGATCTGGCCCGGGACCGGATCTCCCCGGGGATCCGATTGTGCTTCCGACGCCTCGAATGCGACTCAGAATCGGAGGCGCCCCTCCCAGTGTGGTCGGGACCTGCTCTGGGACGGGAGATGGGGAGAATCCTGGAGGAATCGGACCCCTCGCCCACTCGTTCCGAATGGTGTTCCCGCTTCCGACCGGCTCCTTCCCTGGCTCTTTCTGCTGCCTGGAGCCCGTCAGTCCTCTTGGGATGGGGCATTGGCCTGGATCCAGGAACATCCTCACTGAGGGTCTGGAAGACCCCACCGACATGACCCAGGGTGCGCCCCGGAAACGGGCCGCTCCCCAGTTGCTCCTGGTCCCGATGAGAAACGTCGTGGCCCCTCTCCCCTGCTCCACGCTCCCAACCCCCATCGGGGCAGCCATCCCCCTCGGACCATCCAGCAATGGCCTCCAACTCACTCCACACGAGGGGCTGGCGCGACCGCGGCCGACCGTGCCGGGGAAATTCCCGCCGCATAGGGTGATCCCAGTGATCCAGTGAACCTGGCAGACAGGAGAGATAAGGAGAGAGAGTTATTCCTGAAACCCACCCTCGTCCTCCAAAGGTTTGGAAATTATAAGGGGCCAAGTGACGTTGAGGGATCCCACCCCCCCCATTCCCCATTAAACCGGGAGCCTGCAGGGTGACCGGGGAACGTTAGTTACCGTCATCGCTGGTCCCTGTCGTAGACTCCTTCCGATCCTCAGCATCCTCGCTACGTcggcccctctctctcctctccaacCTTCGTGACCTGCTGCTGCTCACCTGCAGACCAAGGAGCAGAGTTTAAAACCAGAGTGATCTCTCACCCTGAATCCAACCACCagtgaggagcaggagcaggagcaggaatcctccctaacccagggctcactgggacagtgatcaggaatcctccctaacccagggctcactgggacagtgatcaggaatcctccctaacccagggctcactgggacagtgatcaggaacccTCCCTAACCCAGGCCTCACTGGGACAGGGATCAGGAATCCTCCCTAACCCAgggctcactgggacagtgatcaggaatccCCCATAACCCAgggctcactgggacagtgatcaggaatccTCCCTAACCCAGGGCTCACTGGGACAGCGATAGGAAGGTATAATCTGGTCCTGTCCTCTCGCACCAGCACTGTCTATCACATAGACAAGCCCAGCAGGTGCTCAGGGAGAACACATGGTCAATCCTTGCCAAAACATTATGAGCTGGGAGTGACTCTGCACATGCCCCAAAAGGCTGTGTGTTCAAGGTGCATTCCAGGGACCCGAGCACAAATCCAGACAGACTGTCCCAGTGTCAGACTGAGGTAACACACCACGACCAGAGGATCATACTGTGTACACGTTCAGAATATGGGGTCAGCacggagggagcgccgcactgttggagggtcggcgccgagggagcgccgcactgtcggagggtcgacgctgagtgagcgccgcactgtcggagggtcggcgccgagcgagcgctgcactgtcggagggtcggcgccgagggagcgccgcactgtcggagggtcggcgccgagcgagcgccgcactgtcggagcagCTGTTTGTCAGATGTGAACATGACCCTGGGGTGAGGTCCTCTTTCCGAGGTGAGCGTTGAAGATCTGAAGGCACTATTGAGGAAGGGCTGGTGAGTTTACACCCACGACCTGGGGCTAACCATTGACTCTTTAGCTAATTGTCCTAAAAACAGGTGAACAGGTTCATGGGCACACCAGAATCTTTGGGATTCAGCCATACACAAACAGGCTGCTGATATTGCCGATGTTGACATGTCCTGAAGTTGGGGATGGTGCTACAGAATTCTAGAGTCTGACCTCGAGCACTCCGGCCCCAGTGGCTGCTGATAATCTCCCCTCTGTGTGCAGGAGCCTCCGATGGTGTCCGGTTTCCTTTTGCTGTTGTTCCTCCTGGATTGTCTGGGGATAATCACTCTCCAAGTTCTGACTGTCCAGGGAAAAAGGCATGGGTTAAAATTCCCTCATGGCCCACAGAGACGACACTGAGCTCGAGGGAGATCGCTGTGCCCCTCACAGTGGAAGGGCTGTGTGCTGTTTCCCGGGTGACCACTGTAGAaagtcaccaaggctccttccaaacccatcaccACTTCCGTCTCGAAGGACGTGGGCAGCAGATCCGTGGGAACGGCACTCCCTGAGAGCTCCGCTCCGaaacacgcaccatcctgacataaaatccaggagcaggagtaggccgtctggcccttccAACCTGCTCCCCCATTTCATAAGATCATGGTCGATCtcttcatggcctcagctccacttacccgccctctcaccatatcccttcactcctttattgttcaaaataaaaatctaccttagctttaaaaacatttactgaagtagggTTCAAcgacttcactgggcaaggaactCTCTGGGTGAGtatgttccttctcaattcaatctgAAATCTGCTCCCTTGAATCTGGAGGCAATTGCCCTAGTTTCACTGCTTCTCTACTCCTACcttatcgattcccttcataattttatatgtttctgtaagattccccctcatttttagattagattagattacttacaggccccttggcccaccaagtccctctgaagagcaactcacccatacccctatacctaacactagggcaatttagcgtgaccaagtgacctaacctgcacatttttggactgtaggagtaagccagacgaaacccacgcagacacggggagaacgcgcaaactccacaaagacagtcacccgaggcgggaattgaacccgggtctgtggcgctgtgaggcagcagtgctaaccactgtgccaccatgaattccaatgaatataatcccagtctgctcaacctctcctcataagccaaccccctcagctcccagaatcaacctagtgaaccccctctctgcaccttctccagcaccagtacatcatttctcaagtaaggagaccaaatctgcacagcGAACTCTAGGTGTGGCCtgaccagcaccttgtacagctgtaacattacctctctgcttttaaactcaacccctttagcaatgaaggacaaaattccatttgtcttcctaattacttgttgtatctgcagaccaaccttctgtggtacatgcacaaggacacccaggtccctctgcacagcagcatgctgcaaagttttaccattcaagtaataatctgtttTACTGTTACCCCTACCAAAaagtatgacttcacatttactaacgttgtattccatctgccagacctttgcccactcactcaatataTCTATGTTCCTgtacaaagtttcacagtcccctgcacactttgctctgccacgcGTCTTCATGTCATCGACAAATTTTGACACCGTATGTGTGGtccccaattccaaatcatctatataactTATAAATAATcgtggtcccaacaccgatccctgaggcacaccactagtaactgattGATTGCCATCCAGGAtcgcactcatttatccccactctttgctttccgtcagtcaaccaatcctctatcacGCTAATATTCTATCCCTAGCACCATGCACcgttatcttatgcagcagctttatgtgtggcaccttgtcaaaggccttttggaaatctaggtacaccacctccactggttagccaccttgcttgaaatgtcttcatagaattccaaaagttttgtgaagcatgacctgccctcatGAACCTATGTGGCATCTGTATAATGGGACAATTTTTATTGAGATGCCTTGCTagttcttccttgataatagactcaagcatcttccccactacagatgttaagctcactggtcaataattcCCCACGTTTTGTCTCCTTtccttttaaacagtggtgtcacatttgctattttccaatctgttggaactgccccagagtccagtgaatgttggaaaattaccaccagtccatctgctatttctcctgccatttcttttcataccctgggatgcattccatcagggctagGAGATTTATCTATCCTCAGATCCATTAGCTTATCCAACACTAGCTCTTTCGAAATAATGATTATTTCCAGGTCCTCATCTACCTTAATCTCTTCAtcacttactggcatgttattagtatcctccactgtgaagaccgatgcaAAGCACCTGTTCAatacctcagccatttcatcatatcccataactaactgCACTTTCTCATCCTCTAACGGaccaacatttagattagattagattagattccctacagtgtggaaacaggcccttcagcccaacaagtccacactgactctccaaaaagcaacgcacccagacccatacccctacatttgccccttcacctaacactatgtgacaattgcccaaggccactccaccctgacctgcacatctttgtgattgtgggaggaaaccggagcacccagaggaaacccacgcagacacggggagaacgtgcaaactccacacagtcagtcgcctgaggcagggattgaacctgggtcccctggcgctgtgaggcagcagtgctaaccactgagccgcagtGCCGCCCCATTTACTTTCACCACTCTTCATGTTTTTATATATAACTTTTGCGATCGGTCTTTATAATTCGGTGCTAGTTTTTTTTCCTCATGTTggatcttacttttctttatagccgtttttgtggctttctgttgacctttaaagttttcccaaccTTCTCGTTTTCCACTGATCTTGGCCACTGTATCTGCTTCCTCTCGCACTTTGATAGTCTCCCTTGTTTCCTTCACCACCCGTGGCAGATTATCCCTTTTCTTAcactccttccttttcactggaatatacttttgccgagcactttgaaaaaatacttggaaagtcctccactgctcgtcaactATTCCTCCACAAAATCTttctttccagtctactttagccaagacCTCCCTCATTCTAATGCGGTgccccttgtttaagcacaggaccttGGTATTGGATTTTTATCGTCAcgctctccatctgtattctaaattcaatcaTACTGTGATCGCGCCATCCAAGAAGATCCCTTACTGTAATAATTATTCCCGCCGCATGACACAGGACCAGATCTGGGAAAGCTTGCTTCatcggttccattacatactCTTCAAGAAAACTGTCACAGGCGCACTCAATGAGCTCCTCCCCaaagctaccctgactgagctggttcgaCCAATCAACATGCAGGTTTCACAAGGAGAATCCCAGAACccggcagctgaaggcacagccccACAATGGGGGAGCGATGGGAATCACAGGATGGTCAAGGGGCTGGAAttgaagggggttacagagatagggagggggttacagagatagggagggggtgtaggggctggagggggttacagagatagggagggggtggagggggttacagagatagggagggggtgtaggggctgggggggttacagagatagggagggggtggagggggttacagagatagggaggggtgtagaggctggagggggttacagagatagggagggggtgtaggggctggagggggttacagagatagggagggggtgtaggggctggagagttacagagatagggagggggtgtaggggctggagggggtcacagagatagggaggtggatgtaggggctggagggggttacagagatagggaggtggatgtaggggctggagggggttacagagatagggaggaggtgtagggtctggagggggttacagagatagggagggggtgtgggggggggggtgtgggggggagggggggggaggtgtcaATAATTGAATTTTAAGGAATCAGAATCTTGAGGAAGGCCctaatgggctgactggcctcttcCTTCCCACCGGAGGAGGAGGAACAAGTGGGAGCACAGGAAGACAACCGAGTTCAAAAGGCCCCTGGATTGTGCAGGGTTTGTTCCTCGTGCTGACTGAGTCATAGCGCGGCCATGGCTACTCAATACAGGGAGGAAGCAGAGCCTGGTGTCTGCAGTCAGCAAtggccctgtccctccctccctgtgctgTTCCCTCCTCTCTCCATTGCCCAAGTCTCACATGTATTTGTGCAGCTTCCATCGGAGTTGCCTGCTCCTCTCATCCTCCTGCTCCTGCAGTTTTCTTGCCAGCTCGAGATTGTGGCGAACCCCCTGGCTCTTCAGCTTGTTGGCAGAGAGATGCTGCTGAACTGCAATAGGATTCAGAGAGGGAAGTAAATCACTGAGATTACTgaaacagacagatagacagacacacacccagattCACCCCCAGACCCAGACATAACcagccacacacactgatccaggCAGAGACACCTACACCCGACTACAGACGtaaccacacagacactcatacttCGAAACAGGCACTCCCCAACACAGACCCCAACTCCGTGTACATTCACAGTCCcgcactctcccagcccccaaaaCAGGCATGAACAccagcacaaacacacacacctcaaTACAAGCATTAATCACACCCTCAAGTATCCACACCCTGACACAGGCATCAATACACACCCACATTCCACCACACCCACAATACAGGCCTAAATACGACAGTGGCGTCAACGATGATGCATGCTGATACAGGCGTGTCACTCCTGTACATTGATACAGGCATAAACAGGTGGAAACGCAAACATGCACTGACCTCATCACAGGCATAACCGATACAGGCACACAGATTGCCTGCATAGGCACAGACAGGAAGAGGAGATAAGAGTGATCTGATACaggcagtcctgatgaagggcttatgcctgaaacgtcgaatcccctgttccttggatactgcctgacctgctgcgcttttccagcaacacattttcagctctgatacagGCATACCCAGGCACTAATATACAGCAAGACAACACAGGCAGGCACAGAGACAGGTAGACGTACACATCTCAGTCTGCACACAACCCCATACTCACTCTCTTGCTCCTGGAGCACATGGGCCACTGTTTGATCTTCCAGGACCTGGAATTTTTGGCACACTGCAAGTGGAAAAGACAGGAATGGACTAATGCTGGAATTCAGGTTCAGCTTCTGGAAGTCAACACAAAGGTAGATCGCAGCACAGGCCTGAGGAGGGTGACCCCTCCGGTCACAGCTCATTCAAACaatcacgccccccccccccccccccccccatcctgacAGGGAAGCACCGAGCAACACAACAGCTCAACTACAGCTCAACTACAGTCAGCAACAGGGAAGAAACCTTCAGTTTCTCAACGCTGTTTTCaaatatcccccccccccccctccctccgtcacctcctccagcccctacacccccctccctccccccccccccccctccctccgtcacctcctccagcccctacacccccctccctccgtcacctcctccagcccctacacccccctccctccctccctccgtcacctcctccagcccctacacccccctccctccctccctccgtcacctcctccagcccctacacccccctccctccctatctccgtcacctcctccagcccctacctccgtcacctccctccctccctacctccgtcacctcctccagcccctacacccccctccctccctccgtcacctcctccagcccctacacccccctccctccctccgtcacctcctccagcccctacacccccctccctccctacctccgtcacctcctccagcccctacacccccctccctccctacctccgtcacctcctccagcccctacacccccctccctccctacctccgtcacctcctccagcccctacacccccctccctccctacctccgtcacctcctccagcccctacacccccctccctccctacctccgtcacctcctccagcccctacacccccctccctccctacctccgtcacctcctccagcccctacacccccctccctcccaatctccgtcacctcctccagcccctacacctccctccctccctacctccgtcacctcctccagcccctacaccccccctccctcccaatctccgtcacctcctccagcccctacacccccctccctcccaatctccgtcaccacctccagcccctacacctccctccctacctccgtcacctcctccagcccctacacccccctccctcccaatcgccgtcacctcctccagcccctacaccccctccctcccaatctccgtcacctcctccagcccctacacccccctccctccctatctccgtcacctcctccagcccctacaccgcCCTCCCTCCCAATCTCCgtcaccacctccagcccctacacctccctccctacctccgtcacctcctccagcccctacacccccctccctcccaatctccgtcacctcctccagcccctacaccccctccctccctatctccgtcacctcctccagcccctacacccccctccctcccaatctccgtcacctcctccagcccctacaccgcCCTCCCTCCCAATCTCCgtcaccacctccagcccctacacctccctccctacctccgtcacctcctccagcccctacacccccctccctcccaatctccgtcacctcctccagcccctacacccccctccctcccaatcTCCGTCaccttctccagcccctacacccccctccctcccaatctccgtcacctcctccagcccctacacccccctccctcccaatctccgtcaccacctccagcccctacacctccctccctacctccgtcacctcctccagcccctacaccccccctccctccctccctccatcacctcctccagcccctacacccccctccctcccaatcTCCGTCaccttctccagcccctacacccccctccctccctacctccgtcacctcctccagcccctacacccccctccctcccaatcgccgtcacctcctccagcccctacacccccctccctcccaatctccgtcacctcctccagcccctacacccccctccctcccaatcgccgtcacctcctccagcccctacacccccctccctcccaatcgccgtcacctcctccagcccctacacccccctccctccctacctccgtcacctcctccagcccctacacccccctccctcccaatcgccgtcacctcctccagcccctacacccccctccctcccaatctccgtcaccacctccagcccctacacctccctccctacctccgtcacctcctccagcccctacacctccctccctccctccatcacctcctccagcccctacacccccctccctcccaatctccgtcacctcctccagcccctacaccccctccctcccaatctccgtcacctcctccagcccctacacccccctccctccctacctccgtcacctcctccagcccctacacccccctccctcccaatcgccgtcacctcctccagcccctacacccccctccctcccaatctccgtcacctcctccagcccctacacccccctccctcccaatcgccgtcacctcctccagcccctacaccccccctccctccctatctccgtcacctcctccagcccctacacccccctccctccctatctccgtcacctcctccagcccctacatcccctccctccctacctccgtcacctcctccagcccctacacccctgcctccctctgtaaccccctccaattCCAGCGACTTGACCATTCCCCGATTCCCATCGCTCCCCCATGGCGGGCCGTGCTTTCAGCTGTCTGGCCCCCAGGCTctggaactctctctctttctttagaTACTTTCCTTAGAAAATCAACCTCTTGTCTTGCTGTCTCTAAATGGGAAGCTTTACTATGTTGACAGCTACATAAATACATGTCATTGTTAATGagtaaaaacattttaaatgaaa is a genomic window of Hemiscyllium ocellatum isolate sHemOce1 chromosome 44, sHemOce1.pat.X.cur, whole genome shotgun sequence containing:
- the LOC132835175 gene encoding uncharacterized protein LOC132835175 isoform X1: MEDGEMGQNRVQDVCQKFQVLEDQTVAHVLQEQEIQQHLSANKLKSQGVRHNLELARKLQEQEDERSRQLRWKLHKYIQNLESDYPQTIQEEQQQKETGHHRRLLHTEGRLSAATGAGVLEVSSSRSRRLERRERGRRSEDAEDRKESTTGTSDDGSLDHWDHPMRREFPRHGRPRSRQPLVWSELEAIAGWSEGDGCPDGGWERGAGERGHDVSHRDQEQLGSGPFPGRTLGHVGGVFQTLSEDVPGSRPMPHPKRTDGLQAAERAREGAGRKREHHSERVGEGSDSSRILPISRPRAGPDHTGRGASDSESHSRRRKHNRIPGEIRSRARSADGRPARCGRSPEPLRHHAPGRGGTRTSAPPRDRLGHLVTGPGANHLDPPRDPTEREGSRQEANGHQPLAARDRKRQSRHPLVADDQQTRQPLAVSQKHAPQPLVTGESPTHYPPRTKVKAKQVHFLLDADERVKPVHCLEASKPKPVQRPVDLKRMDAHWLIASKQKQLQPPLAVGEKGKHAQIPLAVKERKRPLHSTLANRNHLQYRLGTKEADAIIDYVLDKREGKDLGSPKQLSQSPPAFRGNPSPETDQGDPVRVSPNNRQTLPSPLVGDSREDPRAPAGLGAQRDPARNSSGGRCQVTPRPHPAGTHRREGPSPRLAPHWQESPSVRDRVDRARGRPARNRGNHSPAGPRANRQENGLHPEEVRGCKGRWEAAQGGGSGLGAPPWCSDEVLKELQAMELRKAGLWKMYGAAKRVQEEQDEEFALQLLRKELMALTLSDGRLRQGQTNKGEPFPAGENGELTRNSSPCSMNVDMDEPMKMPKAAYF
- the LOC132835175 gene encoding serine/arginine repetitive matrix protein 1-like isoform X2; the protein is MEDGEMGQNRVQDVCQKFQVLEDQTVAHVLQEQEIQQHLSANKLKSQGVRHNLELARKLQEQEDERSRQLRWKLHKYIQNLESDYPQTIQEEQQQKETGHHRRLLHTEGRLSAATGAGVLEVSSSRSRRLERRERGRRSEDAEDRKESTTGTSDDGSLDHWDHPMRREFPRHGRPRSRQPLVWSELEAIAGWSEGDGCPDGGWERGAGERGHDVSHRDQEQLGSGPFPGRTLGHVGGVFQTLSEDVPGSRPMPHPKRTDGLQAAERAREGAGRKREHHSERVGEGSDSSRILPISRPRAGPDHTGRGASDSESHSRRRKHNRIPGEIRSRARSADGRPARCGRSPEPLRHHAPGRGGTRTSAPPRDRLGHLVTGPGANHLDPPRDPTEREGSRQEANGHQPLAARDRKRQSRHPLVADDQQTRQPLAVSQKHAPQPLVTGESPTHYPPRTKVKAKQVHFLLDADERVKPVHCLEASKPKPVQRPVDLKRMDAHWLIASKQKQLQPPLAVGEKGKHAQIPLAVKERKRPLHSTLANRNHLQYRLGTKEADAIIDYVLDKREGKDLGSPKQLSQSPPAFRGNPSPETDQGDPVRVSPNNRQTLPSPLVGDSREDPRAPAGLGAQRDPARNSSGGRCQVTPRPHPAGTHRREGPSPRLAPHWQESPSVRDRVDRARGRPARNRGNHSPAGPRANRQENGLHPGGARM